The Arctopsyche grandis isolate Sample6627 chromosome 12, ASM5162203v2, whole genome shotgun sequence genome includes the window GGAAATCAATAAAGCAACCGTGCCGACTCGTCTGGAGTCCCTCCAGGTTCTATCAGCGATGGCTTTGCAGTATTTCGATACGCTGCTCGTTCCATTTGTGCATATCTTAACACGAGTGCTGTCATCAGCCCTCGAAGACAACTCCACGGAGATATGCTTGCATGCAGCTAAATGCGTCGGAGCCATCGGAGATGCAATGCAAAAGTCCGGTATATAAAATCAGAAACCAGAATCCCTGAACTTTATAGCCTATTGTCGAGTTTCGggaaaatacaatttaattttataacattaaataaatttcagaatTCTTATGCATTGAGTCTACGTTTGACACATACGTCAAATTTTGGAATAGTTTATTATGCGGCTCACTTACTAAACTGTTGCAAAGCGAGTTTCATAGTCCGGCTCGTGCCGCAGCCTGTGACTCTTTGGGAGCAATTGGTGAAAAAATGTTCGTACAGTTGGAAGACAGGCTGAAGATTCTCACCACTACGCTGCTGTTAGGATGCAGCGGAGACAGTGAAGCTCTGATCCGAGCTGCGGCAGTGAGAGCCTTAGCCGTTTGCATCATTTATCAACAATGGCGAGAGGTATACATCATTTCTTGCATGTTACTTGTATTTGATTCTGATATTCTAATCGATTGTGCGTTTTGAGGATCCGTCGCTTGTTAGTGACTGCGTTGAGACTGTTTTGAGGATATCAGCAGAACCTACGTTGGCCGTTCGAATCAAAGCGACGTGGGCTCTCGCAAACATCACCGATGCTCTTCTGTTGAACATGTCAGTTTGAAATGCATTATggtttgatataaaatatgaacGATTGATGATGATGCATTTATGAATTTCAGGGATAATCCGGAGATTGAATCGATCGACGATCATATGTTTTGCAAGCTGTTGGAAGCGAGCATTACGGCTTCGAATGAGAATGATAAGGTGATGGTTTACAAAATTAACTCATTGAAggttgtatgtatttactaacTAGTGtttttgatttcaacgggtggcttcggaaaggaattggatacacgaattaaaataaaattatatgttatatataaatataatgtaaggtaatttataggcgcgcgcgcgtattaatagtaaaaaagtcaaaatgatgaatgaatgtgtgtaatGTGTGAATAtgacgccacccgttccaactctggcgttcaatatcaggagcacatggcCAGAAGCTTAGGTCCCAACTTCCCCGCGACTCCAATTTGCGCCTTTTAACACTTTTAAGCATTTTTTAGACATGCTTTCCCATCAGGGCTAGCATCTCGGCATTGGTACGACGCGCCATTCATGAGTatctcagcatccttctgtatgtccacaACTCAAAGGTCTGTAGGTTTTTGCACGTGGCATCTGTCAGGGTCCATGCTTCTGTCCCATATAGAAGGATGCTGAAAACGTAGCATCGTGGAAGTCTAAGTCTGAGTGCTATTCTGAGATCACGTGTGGTTaggacatttttcaattttaagaatGCAGCTCTTGCTCGCTCCACTCTAAGACGAATTTCCTGTTTACTTTCAGACGTTTCACCCAGATAGCACCCAAGATATCTTGAACTATCTACTTTTTCCACTTTGTATATGATAGATGACCGTATTAtttttcccaaaatttttgacatcatccttcaccgtttgattcttgcgcagtttaaaagattattgtgtgatgagcaacatggttttacaccctgtcgttccactaccactaatctcgcctgcttcacacatttgatcatgtctaaagttgacgttggtcagcaagttgatgtagcctactttgactttcgtaaagcctttgatcaagtcaataatgacgctcttttgatcaggttagctgaagtgggtttttcaacgcgtcttcttaaactctttgcttcttatcttagtgataggaagcaatttgttagatatggtctttatgaatctccttcattttttactcgatctggtgttactcaggggtccactttaggcccattactatttacaattcttattaataacctccctagagttttatgtaatgcatcatgtctcttgtttgctgacgacgttaaattattttttgctgtcaaggatgagaggcaagcctctctccttcaagctgatattaacgctgtcttggagttcagttctagtttaggccttgaacttaatttaaacaaatgtgcaattatgagctatggacgtgcacattcactctattgtcacggatattccattagatccgtcttgttgaagcgtgtggaatctattgtcgatttgggtatcacttttgatcctcagctcacctttcacaaccatatcaaaaaagtcgctgacgtttcctttcgtcgacttggatttgttttgagatatgcaagattattctccaatcctttgtcttctcgcttgcttttcaattcgcttgtgagaagtaagctagagtataatgcgattgtgtggaatccgcatgaagcaaattactctctgatgattgagaaagtgcaaaaagcatttcttcgtttcctatatagaaaagaatatgggtattacccatatctctaccccactcctttccttttgggcatgcttgggtataattcccttgaacttcggagaaacttatcattaattcgtttcgttctcctgctcttacgtggtaatacgtcatgcccgttgttgctggagcagttggggctttatgtccctattcactatgtgcgtggtaaacatcatcatttgctggctgtacctcctgcccgcacagtcctttttcgaatggctcctattccaagagctatccgacttcttaatgaaatcgttgctgccgagactgaatgtgatattttccaccttagtgagcgtaaattgtcggaaattactctaacccatttatctggtagtctgcgctcatcattgttttcatgattgattgtgatttatgagtgaaattttgattaactctcttccatttgggccttacagggatgttttgtatttgtagttgtttcttacatatttattgaaactggctgtaggtgcaaggcattccttatgctatattttatttgatatttttactttatctgttattataaatgctattttttatgtatgtatggatgtatttatgtttatgttaattgttattttgtttttttttcttttttgtgttatattttttgaccattgtggcgctttaggaattcctgttatgccacaatggtctgtttaaaataaataaataaataaataaattatgcgtCGACTTGCTGAATATCATCCAtttggttgttttttttatattcagtgTCAACCCGGCTCTAGAGCTATGCACAACAACTGCGTCCAGTGTTGCCTGCAAGTCGTTGAAGTTAGTGGTCAGTAGTACAGTACCATCCGCGTACCGAATGTTATTGATGACTGTGCTGTTTATTGTAATTCCGGAATCCATGTCTTCCAAGGCTTCAGCAATAATATTTTcggaatataaattaaacagtagCGGTGAGAGCACACATCCTTGACAAACTCCCTTCAATATTCTTACGCTCTCTTTTGTATCATGTTCGACGCGTACTACGGCcatctgatattattaattgtccCCCGCTAGAGATTTACAAACATTGTTGAAACAGGTGAAGATGAATGCGATGCGAGCCATCGGCAACATGGTCGTCCTGATAAGTGATTCGCATCTGAAGAGTAGCCGCAACCTGCCGAGCTTGGCTCTCTCGGCTGTGAAACGACTGGAGCAGTGTGCCGTGCGCGGAAACAACATGAAAGTACGTTGGAACGCTTGCCACGCTTTGGGAAAAATCCTCAAAAACATCACCCTCTACAACAACTTGGGAAAGTGGCAGGTACGTTAACAAAGGTGTATTTTAATTATCAGCCTGTTTTTGACCCTTATGCGTAATATCATATACTTTCAGGAGAGCGTCTTGGAATCCCTGTGCGAGCTGCTCGGAACGTGCCGCAACCTGAAAGTGTGCATCCACGCTGCATCAGCTTTATGTTCTCCGATGAACCGACGATATTACGGCGACAGCTATATCGCCGTATGGACTTCGATACTGAAGGCTCTGAACAGCGTTTACCACACTGAAGATTTCACCGAATACAagcacaaaaataatttaatagatcAAGTATATTTACGCATACATTTGATTCATTTTATAACAGgcatgtattgtatgtatgtatgttgtttgtGTTTTAGTTGTGTGTGACGCTGTCCCATCTAGCTTGCTCGATCACCTCCGAAGACCTGGCCGATGTCTTGAATCCGCTGTGCTTTTACTGGGAGATTGCCGCCAAGTTGCTGCAGGAGGTTATTCAGAGGACGGAGCCGCAGAGCGAGACTTGCTCAAAGCTGTTGAATGCTGCGAAATATGTGACTACGGAGTTGAGCTCATCGAACGATAAACAGACTCAAAGTCTCAATATATTGCAGAATATGTTCATTTGGGattattgttaattttcaaTGTGCAAGCATCTATCGATTGTTTTAAATacgaatattaaattatttattaatcaacCGTGGTTACGaatctctttttaatttatctatatttttattaatgaaaattattgGTAAATTGAAtgtatagatcagtggttctcacGTGAAATGTTAATATAATCACATACATAGTGGCATCACCGTTCTTATAGAAATATTCCACTTAgtcatttttgttaattttttaaggCAGTTGCAGACGGGATGTACAattatagatattatttaaattcaaaaaatgcGATTTAAAAGCCATTTAGTATGTATGTGGTTGGTGGCCACAATAAAATCGTCTAGTGATCACACTTGAGAACCTCTGGTGAAGAGCGCTCACCTATTTTGgttaaaataatcgaataaatttaatagtagcACATTCTATAAAAATTTCGGCTTCagcacatttttaaattaataattatcaaCTTAACcatgttaaaaattttaattttataaaattatatgtacatatattattcaaattatttttgtttttttaagcattttatgaaatgaccaaaccgagcaaaatggcaaagttttaaaacaatcggaagagtgtggataagaacccaaatttcgtcagacgaaaaaatcgaaagcaagctgatAAGAGGCTTATAAAAACTTTAATCAACaatgcatttttactttatctgatttcaaacgtgtgtaaaatttttttacaagcaTATTCATCATCAAGATCATCATCAGGGCCGGCTCAAAAGTGCAACAGGCATAGTCAAGGGACGCTGCGAGGTgcccccatttttctttttttaattgaaaaaataaaataatttgacttTCTTTGGACCTACaaacattctatattcaacttaatttttccactcgaagtaacaatactgattgtaaaatattaaatttacgaggaacgcagtaAGTTGACCGTctaatatcaacgactcacaaataaaacttgtaaaagaGCAAACTTTCGTCGGTAAtttggaattatattttatataaaatactgctaaaacatatgtatggataatattcatatatatcagggatggatttgcttcacgaaattaaatatcttaactgATCATATTCGAAAAAAGAACTGtcttaaaattcttcaattcattgttgaatataaattaatgtgttCCTCCcccttaaattttaaaacaaaaaattagtTAAGTAATGATcaggcccggcccgagggtatatggtCCTTTTGATTCAATTTCAGGAAAATGTTAGCCAAACGATTCAACATTGCAGTTTGCAATATACAATTTTCAACATCGACTTTGCTCCACGCCACCGTTTTCCTCAACCACTTTTTGGGGTCTTGCATGTCCTTTTGTAAAGTCTTTATCGTCGGGTCATTTTTAATCTTCATAACAACTGATTTCCATTCGCTTACTGAAATTACACAACAGCATAGTTCAGTTAACCAAGATAATTATCTGAATTTCAGATTATTATCTGTCCCTTCAGATTATTATCTGAAGGgacattatataattttcatatgatCAATAGATCATTTTCGTTTTAAGGCTAGCgatgtattgatttatttattgaaaaatcaacagatgtGGAAATGTAAcataaacgaaaaccatgtgaaacgtataagaggtatgtaaaaataaaataacatccgagtacaatcatagatttttacaaattacatgaAGACAAACAAACGAAAAAGAATAAAAGAATGAATGAAacaatagacaaacaaatgaaaaaggtacaTAGAGAaagacaaatgaaaaagaaaagaataaaaactaaaacatgactaaatagaacagtacataactaaacataaattgatatatgtaatattggataaagactatataatagaaatagaaaatggatcaatcaatcaagactatcctgatggcagtcctgaattgatgcaaggaaataccgaatagatcaacgtcattcagctccccgttaaacaaacgataaacacgctgtagataagaatattttagggaattggttttgaaaggattaagtgaaaagagtgcaacgtgtctagaatacctaactggggtcctgaaaccaaccttactcagtaaatcgggacaatcgaggaaaccatttaggagcttctTAAAAgaaatgtagcatcagtgagtcgtcgcctgacagaaagattgacGAAGGAAAAGATCAATCAATGCACAAATGCGCTCAAAGGAGTATGGAACCCTGTATGTttggtataacgaggaaagacaggaagcggaatacgtgggtgagaagtttgACGAGGGtaatggacatagtggatagagttgTAGTTTTgaatgttgaccgtatcccggcctaacgagacacaattgtttttatatattaatatttgtttgattttcGATTGAGGTGAATCGggattcctacatggctctcctGTGAGCGTTAACGTTGTGTGTGATTTTGtaggaatcttgatgtgttAGAGTCGGTTGACTCGATGGCGTGGTTGTTtctccggttgtgctggagctAGTTGTTTCGACAGCGTGGTTGCGTTGTGTTAAAGGCGAAGGCTGTTGGCGAAGTGTGTTGAAGTGCTGGTTTTCGCCGGTTGTGCTAGAGCTAGTtatctcggcagcgggtctatTGATTCATGTCGGTCCAAGTGTTCTTCTTTACCAAGTTGCTTATGTAGCTGCGTTGATAGCGAAGGTTTGTGGTGGTTTGGACGGTGTTAGTTCTGCAGGCTGCGGTTGAGTCGGTAGCATTTTGTGTTGCGTGAAGCCTGGTTGTGTCGGAGTCGGTTGACTCGATGGCGTGGTTGTGCTGGAGCAAGTTGTCTCGACAGGGTGGTTGTTCCGTTGGTTATGCTGGAgctagttgtctcgacagcgggtcttgtgtaAAGAACGTTGGTTAGCAAAATACGTTGAGCGCTGTTTTTCGCTGGTTGTGCTACAgctagttgtctcgacagcgggatTTGTATGAAGACTGTTGGTtagcgaagtgcgttgagtgctggtcttcgctGGTTGTGGCAGTTGAGTGCAGTCCTGCGTGGGTTCACCGTGATGATGACTCATCGTAGGCGTAATGAGCGGTGCTAGTGGATTAACAGCATTGGATCCGtttggttgttgtctccgggtTACGTCATGATGTGGGTGAAAGCTGCGGAGTTTTTTGACGTGGTCACCAGTTATGGGGACGTTGAAGTCTACGTTGAAGGCTGCACTGTTGACTGCTGTATAGGCTGCTTTGTTGATTGCTGTGAaggctgcgctgttgactgctgtgAAGACTGCGCTTCTGACTGCTGTGAaggctgcgctgttgactgctgtgaagactgcgctgttgactgctgtgAAGGCCGCGCTGTTGAATGCTGTAAAacctgcgctgttgactgctgtgAAGACTGCGTTGTTGACTGCTGTGAAGCCTGCGCTGTTCACTGCTGTGaagactgcgctgttgactgctgtgAAGGCCGCGCTGTTGAATGCTGTGAAacctgcgctgttgactgctgtgAAGACTGCGTTGTTGACTGCTGTGAAGCCTGCGCTGTTCACTGCTGTGAaaactgcgctgttgactgctgtgAAGGCCGCGCTGTTGAATGCTGTGAAacctgcgctgttgactgctgtgAAGACTGCGTTGTTGACTGCTGTGAAGCCTGCGCTGTTCACTGCTGTGaagactgcgctgttgactgctgtgAAGGCCGCGCTGTTGAATGCTGTGAAtgctgcgctgttgact containing:
- the LOC143919835 gene encoding uncharacterized protein LOC143919835 isoform X1; its protein translation is MVNIQNPVHIGDPNFKHRNLHSSQQRSLHSIQQRRFHSIQQRRFHRIQQRGLHNSQQRSLRSSQQRSLHSSQQRSLHSSQQRSIHSIQQRGLHSSQQRSLHSSEQRRLHSSQQRSLHSSQQRRFHSIQQRGLHSSQQRSFHSINSAAFTAVRSAVFTAVNSAAFTAINKAAYTAVNSAAFNVDFNVPITGDHVKKLRSFHPHHDVTRRQQPNGSNAVNPLAPLITPTMSHHHGEPTQDCTQLPQPAKTSTQRTSLTNSLHTNPAVETTSCSTTSEKQRSTYFANQRSLHKTRCRDN
- the LOC143919835 gene encoding uncharacterized protein LOC143919835 isoform X2, whose protein sequence is MVNIQNPVHIGDPNFKHRNLHSSQQRSLHSIQQRRFHSIQQRRFHRIQQRGLHNSQQRSLRSSQQRSLHSSQQRSLHSSQQRSIHSIQQRGLHSSQQRSLHSSEQRRLHSSQQRSLHSSQQRRFHSIQQRGLHSSQQRSFHSSEQRRLHSSQQRSLHSSQQRRFYSIQQRGLHSSQQRSLHSSQQRSLHSSQKRSLHSSQQRSLHSNQQSSLYSSQQCSLQRRLQRPHNW